TGGCGGTATTGCCTGCGGGAAAACCGCCGTCGCCGCACTGCTGCGCGACCTCGGTGCGTACATCATCGATGCTGACAAGATAGGCCACGAAATGCTGCTCTCAACCTCGCCCGCTTTTCCTGAACTCATAGCGGCGTTCGGGCGCGGGATTCTTGACTCCGCGGGGCGCATCGACCGCAGGAAGCTCGGCCCGCTCGTTTTCGCAGACCCCGAACAGTTGCAGCAGTTGAACCGCATCGTGCATCCGCGCATCATTGAACGCATCGGCCGGCTGGCCGCGGAGCATTGCCAACAGCATCCTGGGGCCGTGGTGGTCGTTGATGCCGCGCTGATCTACGAGACCGGCATCCCCGGGCGGTTTTTGAAGACGATTGTCGCCTGGTGCCGGCCTGAACAGCAGGTCGAGCGGGTGATCGCCAAATCCGGCCTCAGCCCCGAAGACGCGGAGAAACGCATCGCCAGCCAGATGCCTGCGGATGAAAAATGCCGCCGCGCCGATTTTGTGATCGATTGCTCCGGCGGCCTCGAAGAAACGCGCCGCCAGGTCAAAGATCTGTATCCCGTGCTGCAACAACTCGTCCGAAGCGAGTGACGCGACCGGCACACGGGCAATTCTTCCCTGCTGGCAACACGCTAATCAAGTACAGCTTCCACCCGCAGTCAAAACCACCTGATTTTCTTCCCCAATCGTGATAAAACTACCTCGCTCAGTTTTTACGATCTCCGTCCAAAGGAGCGCTCTGCGATGAAAAAGAGTTCCATCGTTCTCGTTGCTTTTTTTGCCACCATTGCGGTTCTGATTGGTTTCGAGCTCCGCGCCAGCGGCCAGCAGCACAAGGAGCCGATTGGTTATGAAGACACTCCCATGCTGCCGGGAGGCAAGTGGCATGTTCATGACGGCCGCCGTCCGCATCCGCCGATCGTCACGCCGGGAAGCTTCAGCAGCCAGCAGACTCCAGACCAACCGCCCTCCGACGCTATCATTCTGTTTGACGGCAAAGATCTGTCCAAGTGGCAGTCGGCAAAGGGCGGGCCTGCCCAATGGACGGTCGAGAACGGATATTTCGAAGTAGCCCTGGGTAAGGGCGACATTGAAACCGAAGATAAATTCGGCCCCATTCAACTCCACCTCGAGTGGAGCGAGCCCAATCCTCCGCACGGAGAGAGCCAATCTCGAGGTAACAGCGGCGTCTACCTGCAGGGACAGTATGAAATCCAGGTGCTCGACAGCTACAACAACATCACCTATGCGGATGGCCAGACCGGCGCCGTCTACGGCCAGCATCCGCCGCTCGCGAATGCCTGCCGGCCGCCCGGTGAGTGGCAGACCTACGACATAGCCTTCACGCCAGCCATCTTCCAGGGCGGCGAAGTTGCGATGCCCGCTTATGTCACCGTCTTCCAGAACGGCGTGCTGGTGCAGGACCACACGGAAATCTGGGGTTCCACCGGGCATCGCATCTTCCCGCATTACAAGCCCGACGTGGGCAGCACCGGCCCGCTAATCCTCCAGGACCACCACAATCCCGTGCGCTACCGCAACATCTGGATTCGGGAAATCAAGCCCGTGGCATGAAAGGTGCGTTCAGTTGAAGGGGCAGCACAGGGTCTCGCATGACGAGACTCTGCCGTTCTTTGAGGGCGGCACAGAGCTCCCCTTCATTTCTCGGCGGGGAAGAACTCTACTTCAGTCCTTCCTGTACCACCTGGTCTGAAAAGTGTACGTAGGTGAAAACCTCCGGGATGTGCGAATCATAGTAGCCGTGCTTGTTCCACGTCCAGCCGGGGCTCACTTCCAGCCGCTCGCCTTTTCTGTTCACCTGCTGGAAGCGTGAGCAGTCAATGCGCCAGATGTCACCGTCCTTGGGCGGCAGCGAGCGGCCGTCGGCAAGCAGCTCAAGCCCTTTCCACGGAAAGGCCAGTTCCACCGTCCAGCCTTTGTCCACGTCATCGCGCCGGTTGAGCGTGCCGTCCACGTGCACGGCGTGCCTGAGGCCGGGATAATCCCAGTCGAGAAATCCGTAGCGCCAGCCGCGCGGATGAATGTGCCCGCCGATCCCCTCAATCTCCATGATTTTGTGCCGCGCTGGGTCCCAGTCCGGCTTGCCATGAAATTTTCCGCCCGGCTTCAACTGGTCTTTCCAGATCCAGAAAACTTCATAAATCGTGTTGAGCGCGTTGATCTCAAATTCATAGTAAGCATCCTGCCCGGCGATGAAGACTTCCACATCATTGTCTTCGTATATCTTTGAGTCGCGCTCGGTGAGCGTGGCCCATACGTTCGGCTCATCGGCCCTGAAACCGAAAAAGATATTCTCGTCATCCCACAGGATCGAGACGCGCGTCTCAAACCATGCCGGCTGGCCCGTCACAATGTCCACAAAAGCGCTCGAACGCGGCGCCATCGCCCACGAAGGCTCATCAAGCCTGCCATCCACCGTGATCGCCCCCGCCGCCCGATAAGCCGTATAATGCGCCAGCTTTTCTCCTGATTCACTTCCCATTCCCGTTTTCCTCCGTTGGCTGATTGACGATCCCTCGCAGCCTAGCCCATCTGCACTTGCGTCGCCTTGCTGACGCGCAAGTGCCTCACTTCCCGCACTCCATTGCAACCGAAGATTCTATCAGTTTGGCGAGTGCCGCAGAACGCCGGTCGATCCCCAATTCGGAGGAAAGCGCGTCGCACGCTACAATTCCGAAGAACTCTTCTTTCCAGCCGTGGTTTGAAGCTTTGCGGATTCCACAATCAGAGTTAAGCTGGTGCCGCTCAATGCTTGACATAAGGCGAATAAAAAGCGAATATACATCCTTTGGAAGGAGTATGACAAGTGAGAAGAAATCGAGGAGGGTGGCGGGCAAAATGAATGGACAGGAAATTTCGGCCGCTGACGGCTTGCCGGTTCGGAGCAGCGGAGTTTGGGCGGAGGAAAAGCTCTACTATCTTCGCCGATACATGGACATCTTTTCAAATGGCATGAAGAAAAAGTGGGGCGACAAGCTGTATTACGTCGACCTGTTCGCCGGTCCGGGCCGGTGCCGTGTTCGAGGATCAGATAAGGAGTTTGACGGATCCCCACTCATTGCCCTGAACGATTTTGATTTCGCGAATTATTACTTCTTTGAGTCCGAGCCGGCTTGCGTTGGCGCCCTTGATGCGAGGGCCAAGACACGAGCACCGAACAAATTGGATAAGTGGCGGATAATTCCCGGAGATTGCAACGACAAGATTGAAGAGGTGAAGCTTCCCTCGGAAGGCTTGGGAGTGGCCTTCATAGACCCCACTGGGATTTCACAAATCCCTTTCGAAACGGTCCGGAAGCTAACCGTTGACCGTAAGATCGACCTGATAATAAATTTCCCCGAAGGCATGGGAATTCGCATGAATCTCCATCAGTACACAGACACGGAGATGAACGCCTTAACCCGCTTCGTGGGCAGCGAGAGGTGGAAAACCCGCTACCCACAATCGACAACATCGTTCGACCAGGTTTGTTCAGAAATAGCAAAGGAATACTTGGCAAATCTGGAATCGTTGGGATATCGTTCGTTGGACAGTGATTGGATACCGGTACGAACAGACCAAATGCATTGATCTACTACCTGCTGTACGCTAGCAAGCATCCAAGGGGCAACGACTTCTGGCACAAAATCACTCGGATTAACCTGCACGGCCAGCGTAAGCTCTTTCCGTGAGAGTGGAGAGCATCTAATGCCCGAGCATATTTTCGAGTAGCATCGAAGGCGAGGAGGATAGCAGTGTCATTTGAATCCTCAATTGAATGGACGGACGCGACCTGGAATCCCGTTCGCGGGTGCACCAAGATCAGCCCCGGCTGCAAGCATTGCTATGCCGAGACCTTCGCGGAGCGGTTTCGGGGAGTTAAGGGGCATCCTTACGAGCAAGGCTTTGATCTTCGCCTGGTGCCGGAAAAATTGGGCGAACCGCTGCGCTGGCGCTCTCCGAAGATGGTCTTTGTGAATTCCATGAGCGACCTCTTTCAGGATGGTGTCTGCGACGAATACATTGTTGCCGTTGCCAAGGTGATGGCTCACGCCAATTGGCATACGTTTCAGGTCCTCACCAAGCGCGCCGACCGCCTCCGCGAACTTCTCTCGACAAAGCTCCGGCCTTTCGCCTCCGAACCTCACATCTGGTGGGGCGTCAGCGTCGAAAACCGTAAATACGGACTCCCGCGAATCGACCATCTTCGCTCCGCGCCGGCTGCTGTTCGCTTTCTCTCGGTCGAGCCGCTGCTCGAAGACCTTGGGCAGCTTAATCTACTGGACATCCACTGGGTGATTGTGGGTGGGGAAAGCGGCCCGGGAGCCCGCCTGATGAAAAAGGAATGGGTTTTGTCGGTCAGAGATCAGTGCCACGCAGCGCGTGTTCCGTTCTTCTTCAAGCAGTGGGGCGGAGTGAGAAAATCGGCCGCCGGGCGTCTGCTGCAAGGAAAAATCTACGATGAATTTCCTGGGAGAGTCGTACGTCCGGTTCCTGAAACTCACGAGTGCATCACCCTTGCCCGGGCGATCGAGTCTGCTTATACGGACACCTCCAGGCTCAGTCCCACTCTGCGCCGTGTGAGTATGTGAAAACACGGCACCCGGAACCTCAGCAGCTTTGCCTTTTCAGCGGCCGAATTCCGGCTGATTTTGCTTGACTTTTGTCGGCTACTATGGTAGCCTTACTGATGACGCGGAGGAGCGTGTGCAGCGCAAGCAACCATGGACAGGCCTTGTACTTGCTCTCGAACCGCCGGAAACGGTTGCAGGGAGAGTTTGGCATTAAAATTGTGGGACAAAAAAGATGTTATTTTGAAAAACAAACCGGAGAAGTTACTGAAAACAAAGGCAAATGTCCCAAAAACAAAGCGGAACAAACCGGAAAACAAAGCGGAGAAGTTGTTGAAAACACGTAGCTGCGGAAAAAACAAACCGGAAACAAACCGGAAAACAAAGCTACCGATCTCGTTGAAAACAAATCGCCTTCAAAATCCGGTGATCGCATCAAGAGGCGGACCAGAGCGCGGAAACGTCACTCCTCTGGCGCGAAATCGGGAAACTCGCCACTGGCCTTTTACTACCCTGGCCCGCTTCTAAATAGCAGGTCGCGCGCGGCTAGTTAATCCGCCGCTGACCACGCCATTCCGCGCCGTCGCAAATCGTCCAGCGCAATTTGGACTTCCTGCTGTTTGCGGTTCTGTTCCGCTTCGCCGGCATCCTCGGCCACCACAATGGGCGGAGCGATAAAGATGGCGGCGCGGCTGAAGGGATGCGGGAACTGGGTCTGGTCCCAGGTCTTGCGGAACACGTAGGCGCTTTTGAGTGCGATATGAAAGCAGAGAATGGATGCGCCGGTCGAATGCGACAAAATCACCGAGCCTCGCTTGGCCACAAACCTTGGACCGCGCGGCCCGTCGATGGTGAACGCCGCATCGCGCCCCGAGCGCAGGCAGTGCGCCATCTCCGCCAGCGCGCGACCGGCGCCCCGGCTGCTCGATCCGCGCGACGCTCCGTAGCCGTGCATCCCGATGATGCGCGCGATGTATTCACCGTCAAAATTCTGGCTGGTCATCACCACGATGCCGCGCCGCCGCCAGAACCAGCAGGCGGAGAATATCTCGCGGTGCCAGAAAGTGTAGATGATGCCCTTCCCTGCGCGCTTCGCCGCTTCCCAGTGTTCCCAGCCCTCGACGTGCCAGCGCAGCGTGCGGCCAATCAGCAGGACTGCAAGAAAACCAACCCAGCTTGCGATAAAGATTTCAAATCGTTGCCAGCGGGTGAACTCGCGGGGATTTTCCGCGAGATCTCCCTGCTCGCGGGCTTCGCTCCCTTCCGCGCCGTCCACAGCGGTTACGAATTTCTCCGATGCATCCGCCATAGTGTCAGTACCGAATCGGCCGATTTTGCCGCGCCGGGCCCTTGCCGCTGCGCAGGCTCCAAACCTCGCTCACATTCGATCATAACGCGGGCCTCCGCCGCCTTCCGGGGCAACCCAGGTAATGATCTCATAGGGATCTGCGATGTCGCAGGTTTTGCAGTGAACGCAGTTCGAGGCGTTGATCTTCAGATGTCGCCCGGACCCGTCGGCGTTCTCTTCCATCTCGTACACCGCCGCCGGGCAGAAGTACTGACAGGGATTTCCGTATTCCTTCGTGCAGCGGTTGTTGCAGATGTTGAAATCGGCAATCTTCAGGTGGCAAGGCTGGTCTTCCTCGTGCTGCGTTCCACTGCGGTAGACGTCCGACAGCTTGTCGGACGTGAGCCTGCCGTCCGGCCTGATTTTCTCAGGCCCGTTGGGCGGAAGCTGGTCCAGGCGCTTCATATGTTCGTGGTCTTTTCGAAGCGGGTGGCGCGCCTGGACGCCGCGCCCGCCCATCATCATCTGCAAGCCCGCATGCAGCACTCCGGGCCAGAATCCGTGCTCAAATCCCTGACGATAATTGCGGACCTTCCAGAGCTCATCGTGCACCCAGCTTTCGCGCCACTTTGTTTCAAACTTGCTGAGCGCGGCCTGCGAGCAGTCTTGCCGCACGAGGGCTTCGAAAATGGTCTCCGCAGCCAGCATGCCCGTCTTGATCGCCAGGTGGATTCCCTTCAGCCGCTGGGCATTCATGAAGCCTGCGGCGTCCCCGATCACCAGCGCGCCGTCGGTGGCGGTGATGGGGATCGAAAAATATCCGCCTTCGGGAATGGTTTTGGCTCCGTAGCGAAGCAACTCGCCGCCTTCGAGCAAGCTTTTCACAAAGGGGTGTGTCTTGTATTGCTGGAAGCTGTTGTGAACGTCAAAGCGCGGGTCCTCATAATCGAGCCCCGCCACCAGGCCGAGAGAAAGCACTGTCTCTTCGAGCGCGTATATGAAACCGCCGCCAAACTGCCGCGCGCGGAGCGGCCAGCCGGCAGTGTGGATCACCTGCCCGCGCCGGACGCGCCCGGCTGGGACCTGCCAGAGTTCCTTGACGCCCAGCGAGTAGGCCTGGGGATTGGCTGCACGGTCGAGTCCCGCTTCGCGGACAAGCTGCTTGGCCAGCGAGCCGCGCGGGCCTTCTGCAAACACGGTCACCTTCGCTCGCAACTCATATCCCGGCTGGAAATTCGATTTAGGATTACCGTTCCTGTCGATTCCCTTGTCATCGGTGCGGACCCCCGCCACCCGGCGGCCGTCGTAGAGGATTTCAGAACCCGCAAAGCCCGGAAACAGGCTTATCCCAGCGGCTTCAACCAGGCTTCCGAGCCATTTGGTCAGCCTGTTAAGGGAAACGATATAGTTTCCATGGTTCCGCAAGAAAGGAGGATTGACTGGCAGCTTCCACCGGCCTGAACCTGTCAGGAAATAGACGGCGTCGCCCGTCACCGGCGATTCGATGGGCGCGCCCTTCGTTTCGAATCCCGGAACCAGTTCGCGCAGTGAGCGCGGATCCAGCACTGCTCCTGAAAGGCAGTGGGCGCCAATCTCGGCCGCTTTTTCCAGGACATAGATGTTCTCCGGCGACAAGGCCGGGCCGGGAGAAGGATTGGCGTTGCGACGCTCGATCAACTGCGCCAGGCGCAAGGCGCAACTGAGTCCGGCAGGCCCCGCGCCCACAATCACGATGTCAGTTTCGAGGGTTTCCCTTTCGGTTTCAGCCATCAGCGGCGGTCCTCGAACCGCGTGGAAACACGGCGCGCCTGCCGGGCGGCGTCTCAGGTTCCCAATCAGAATTTACCATGACCATCCTCGATTGGAAGTGTCGGGAAGGGTGTGGCCAGATCCAGACGGAGCGGCCCCTGGGGGCCACACGGGCTATTGAGGCAAGGTAGCGAGCTGTTGCTTGAGGGAGTCGGCGACCACGGTGTCAGAGCCGTATTCCTGCTGGACCTGTTCATAAATCTCGCGAGCGCGCTTCGGCTGCGAAGCCCGGTAAACGTCGGCCATGGCGAGCAGCGCGGTGGCCCTGGGAACGATGGTTGTGGGATGGTCCGCAAGGTCCTGATAAATTTTGGCGGCCTCTTCCGCCTTGCCGGTCTTGCCCAGCACGCCGGCCAGCGCAAACCTGGCCTGGGAGGCGATCTCCTTGTTGGAGTTCTTGCTGGCGTTCTGCAGGGTCTTGATGGCGGTTGCGTCATTGCCCAGTTGGGACTGGCAGACGCCCATCTGGATCAGGGCATATCCTCCCGCTTTGGTGCGGGGATATTTTCTGACGACTTCAGAAAACTGTGCGAGGGCCTTTTGATATTTCGCATCGGCGGTGGGATAACTCTCTCCGGCGCCCGTCAGAGCACCCTGCTGACTGTTGCCTACATACGCATGGAAGGTGCCAATGGCGGCCTGCAATTCCGTGTTTGCAGCAGCCTCCCGTCGCGCGTAATAACTCTTGATCAACCACACCGCGCCGGCCACAACGAGCACCGCCACGGTAACGGCAATGATCTCCTTCAGGTGCTCCTCGGCAAAAATCTGGAGCGCCTCCATCTTTTCCGAGAAATCATCCTGCTTCAGTTGATGGCGCGTATATCGGTCCACGGTGGTCCCTCCGTCGCTCTAACCAACGTCATCTTATCAACTGGATTCAGAAAAGGTCAATCAGAGGCAGACTCTCGAAGCGCCGTTCGGACGCTGGGCGCAAGCAGGCGCGGCTGGACAAGCCCCACGGCAGGTCCTGCGACTTTCTCGAGGCGGAGCTCAGGAGGGGGATTTCTCGATGGCCACGCTCCCGAATTCAACTTTATAAATTTCGAGCAGAGAAACCAGAATGGTGAAAAGGAATGGTCCCAACACCAGGCCCAGAAAGCCGAAAACGCTGAGCCCGCCGATGACGCTGACGAAAACCCAAAACGTGTGAATTTCCATTCCCCGCTGGATCAGAATGGGCTTCAGAATGTTATCTACCGAGCCGATTGCGACGCCAAACACCACCAGCATCAGCAGCCCTTTTACGAACGACCCTGTCACCAGATAAAAGATGACCACCGGCCCCCAAATCAGCGCTGTTCCCACCACCGGCACCAGCGACATCAGCGCCATGGTGGCTCCCCAGAGCAGCGGCGAGGAGATTCCAAACACCAGAAATCCCAGCCCGCCCAGCGCTCCCTGGATCAGGGCGACCGCAAGGCTTCCGGTGAACGTCGCATGAACCACGCCCGTGAACTTCTGGATGATGCGCTCCTCATACTCCGGCCGGAAAGGAACCAGGCCGCGCAACTCGCGCAGGATCTGCGGTCCGCGCAGAAACAGGTAGTAGAGGCCGAAGAGCATCACAAAAAGTTGCACAAGGAAATTCATAAAGCCGGAAAGCACCGCGGCGCTGTGCTCCACCAGAAACTTGCTCGCTGCCTGGACGGCCCGCATCGCGGTAGCCCCGAGGTCGGGCTCCGGCAGGCCCAATCCCCGGAGATAGTCCTCCAGGTGTTGGTACGCGGAGGAGTTGTGGATGGCGGCAATCTTTGCCGGAACGCCGCTGCCGATCACGCTTTCCAGGGATTTGTATGCCTTTACAGACTCGCTCGCCATCAGGAACAGCAGCGACAGGACGGGAAGAATAATGGCCACCGTCAGCAGCACGCAACATACCGCGCTGGCCAGTTCCCGCCGGTGCAGAAAGCGCCGGACCCGTTCGTAAACGGGATAAAAAACGGTTGCCAGAATGGCCGCCCAGGCAAGCGCCGGGAAGAAAGGTTGGAGGATGCGTCCTACGAAGTAAAGGACGGTGCCAAGAACAACCAGGAGGAAGACTCGCGCGAAACCACTTTGCCCGGTCCACAGGCCTTTATCCATGGGCAGACTCTCCGGCTCCCAGAGCTTGTGAAAATTGTACCCCAGCCTTCGGCATCCCGAGGGCCGTGCCTATCTCCGTGATAGCGGAAACACTCGTCCCATTGCTCGAATCTGCTGTTCGGGAAGATTCAGGTTCCAACAGGTTTTATAGTGGCCACTCGGCGCACCTCGTCCGTTGTTCTGAAATATCTCAATCCGGTAAGTTGTTGACAAGAATGGTGCCGCGGGACGGAGTTGAACCGCCGACGCCAGCCTTTTCAGGGCTGCGCTCTACCACCTGAGCTACCGCGGCAAGCAAGAGACATTTTCAGATGGATTCGGAGTTCTGTCAAGAAACGGAGCGGGCCTGGCTGCGGCATCTTCAATGCTATGGGTGAACAATGGCCAAGCCCCAAGGTAACGGAAAGACGGAGACTCTCATGCGCCCGGCGGTAATGTGCTTTCGCCAAAATGTCTCTTGCATAGTTTCAGCGAAGAGGCTTCAATCCACAGATACCTTGAGTGCCAGAGCCTGGCTGGCGGCGCGCTCTGTGGAGACCGCAACAAGCGCCGTCTGCTTGACGGAAGCGGAGGCAGTGCCGACAAGCGCTCCTTGCTCCTCCCGCATAAAAACCAGCTTTGACAGGCCGGGGTCCGCATCAACCGTTATGACATCGCCCAGGCATACCTGCTTGGTGGCCATCAGGTTCGAAAGCGGGAATACCAGGTGGCGCTCGATGGCCCGCTTCAAGTGGCGGGCGCCGCTCTTGGGATCTGTACCCTCGAGCAACAGGAGGTCGCGCGCCGAGCGCGTGCACTTGAAGACAAACTGGTTGCCCGGGGCAGCGGTGATGATCCGTTCCTGCACTTTGGCCAGCTCGATATCGAGGATATCCTCCAGATGTTCCTTCCGCAGCGACCGGAAGACAATGACTTTGTCAATGCGGTTCATGAACTCAGGAGAAAACTTTCGCCGGGCGGCTTCTACTGCCACGCGATAGATCTTATGGTCCAACTCTTCATCGTCAATCCGGGAATCAGCCGAGAATCCCATTCCGCCCCGCATGAGCTTCGATACCTCCTGCGAGCCCAGGTTGGAGGTGAGAAAGATGATCGAGTGCGAAAAGTCAACGCGGCGATTGTCACCCAGTGTAAGCGTAGCCCTGTCCAGGATGCCCAGCAGCAAATGCCACAGGGCGTCCGAGGCCTTTTCAATCTCGTCAAAAAGGACAAACGAGAGCTTCAGAGTATCTGTGTAGTGTGCCTCCAGCGCTTCCTGGGTGATCAGCGGCTGCGTCTCGCGGTGCCCCAGATAGCCCGGCGGCGAGCCGATCAGCTTGGCGATCTCGTGGCTGTGCTGGAATTCAGCGCAGTCGATCTTCAGAATCGATTGCTGAGTCCCAAACAACACCTCGCCGGTGGCCTCCACCAGCCGCGTTTTTCCCGAACCGGTCGGCCCCAGGAACAGCAGGTTCGCCAGCGGCCGTCCGGCCACCGCCAGGCCGGCCTTATACACCTGATAGATTCTGGCCAGCCGCCGGATGGCGCGGTCCTGGCCGACAACGCGCTTGATCAGCGCCCGCTCAAAGTCTTTTACCTCTGGGCTGTGAAGTGTTGGATCCAGAAGCGTCTGAACTTGAGACATTCCCTTGTCCTCCTGCTCTACATGGGGTAGAGCTGTACCTTTCCCCGGCGCAGTTGATTCAACTTAACGTCCAGTGTGGTGCGAAGAAGCTTCAGACTTGAAGTCAATTGTCCGACCAGTTCGCGGTCATGCGTCATAGCCAGAACTGGCAAATGGAGGTCACCGATATCGAGATGGAGACTGTGAATGCTGGCGAGCAGCTCGTGCAACTGGCGCGAGTCGTTTTCAAAAGGTTGCACCAACTCCTGGGAGGCCTTCTTCCTGATCTCCTTCCAATCAATTTCTACAAAAGGATGCTGGGAATTCACTCCCCGGATCACTTCATCACTGATGTGCGGACGGCGGCCCAGGTTGGCGAGATGGATCTGGCGGACACGACCGGCTTCCCGCACATTATGAACCAGATAATACGAGCGTCCTCTCTTTCTAATAAAGGCCATGGCGTATCTCCACACGCGCCGTAGTGGACACTCTACCACTACGCACTATCTTAGACGCAAGCAAAAAATTATGGTTACACCTATAAGAAATTTTTGTAGTCGAACGGCTTGGTCGGCAGGATTGACGCAGCGGCCGTAATTCCTTGTAGGCCAGCCGGTTAAGCCCTCCGGTCTACAACGCGTGCCACGGGCATCTTTGCCGTGGCGATGATACTTTGGTTCCACAACTTCCGCCCTATTGGGTCGGTTCACATTCACTCACGCGCGGGGATGGCAACGCACTCCTCTACCTGGACAAAACTCTGGCCGGTTAAGCCCCGGCGACCGGCTGTCATCGAATAACGTCCACGGCGACGGTCACTGGCCGATTGAGCCCCGCGGCGCTTCGGCTGGCCAAGAAGTGCTGTCGCAGCAAAGTGAAAAGATCCTATTCCAGCAAAGTAAGAAGTTCCTGTTGGAAACCGGCAAACTGTGGGGATGAAAAAACAACAGGGGCTGTGGATGAATCAAAAAGAGCGGGATCGATTGAAGGTGTTGCACGAAGCAGAAAAGGGACACCTGACGCAGAAGCAGGCGGGGGTGCAATTGAAGCTGAGCGAGCGATGGGTACGGGAGTTGGTGGGGCGGCTGAGGAAGGAGGGGGATGGGGGGATCCTGCACCGGCTGCGGGGGCGGGCGTCGAAGCGGAAGCTGAGCGCGGCGGTACGGGCGAAAGTGGTGCGTCTGGTGAAACGAGAGTATGCCGGCTTTGGGCCGACGCTGGCGGCCGAGTATCTGGGGGAGAAGCACGGGGTGGTGATGAGCAAGGAGAGCGTACGGCAAATCCTGATGGAGGCGGGAGTGTGGAAGCGGAAGCGGCGACGGGTGGAACCGGTGCA
This portion of the Terriglobia bacterium genome encodes:
- a CDS encoding AAA family ATPase — protein: MSQVQTLLDPTLHSPEVKDFERALIKRVVGQDRAIRRLARIYQVYKAGLAVAGRPLANLLFLGPTGSGKTRLVEATGEVLFGTQQSILKIDCAEFQHSHEIAKLIGSPPGYLGHRETQPLITQEALEAHYTDTLKLSFVLFDEIEKASDALWHLLLGILDRATLTLGDNRRVDFSHSIIFLTSNLGSQEVSKLMRGGMGFSADSRIDDEELDHKIYRVAVEAARRKFSPEFMNRIDKVIVFRSLRKEHLEDILDIELAKVQERIITAAPGNQFVFKCTRSARDLLLLEGTDPKSGARHLKRAIERHLVFPLSNLMATKQVCLGDVITVDADPGLSKLVFMREEQGALVGTASASVKQTALVAVSTERAASQALALKVSVD